A window of Ornithorhynchus anatinus isolate Pmale09 chromosome 21, mOrnAna1.pri.v4, whole genome shotgun sequence genomic DNA:
CCGTCGGGCACGGTCAGGTACTCCACGTGGGCAGGGTGGTGGGTGCAGGAGAAGCGCCGGCTGCCGCGCACGTATCTCAGGAGGTCGGGGGCCCCGGGGAAGATGACGTTGTCGGCCAGGAGCACCGTCCCCGGACGCAGGAGGCCGccgtcctggggggggcgggggggccgggagagACGCCACGCTCAAAcgcccggggccggagccgggccccCTTTGGGTGGGCGCCCGCTGGATGGGTGCCTGGCGTATGGCGAGTCCCGTGCCGGGCGCCCGATATGGGGAGGGCGTCGTGCCGGGCGCCTGCCCTGCgtggagctgtgtccaaccccatttgcttgtatgcgtctggcagatagtaagcgcttcaccggtATTCCAGTGATGATTATTGCGTGTGCGAGTGCTGTCCTGGGCGTctgctgggagcagagcactagaCCGGGCACTCGGAAAGATACCACGGAAGCGGGAGGCACATCCCGCCCTCCAGGACGTTACCCTCTAATGGAGAAGTCAGACCCACGTGGTACAAGGGGGCACCAACTGATCACAGCGCCAGGTGACCGGCGGCAtgagggccgggcgggggggtgcCTTGAgtaggggtcgggggagagggggtgtgcGTGTGTTCGCGTGCGCTGGGAGGAGGCTCTGCCCTCAGTCTCGGATGGCAGGGCCCGGgcccgacgggcttacagtggagATACCCCAGGGCCGGGCGTCTGCTGAGCGCCTACCGGACACCACGCTACGGATAATCCGGACAAAAGCGGACGGGGCCGAGCCCGGGTGGGGccgcggagggggaggcggagaggcGGGGCTCGCCCAAGGCAGCGGGGGCGGctcccgggccccctcctcccggcaGAACCCCCCACCCTCGCCCGCGGGTCGGCCCGCCGTCCCCGGGGACGCGGCCGGGGTCCCCCCCGCGTGTCCCCACGCCGGTGTTCCGGGAGCGGCCCGGGCGCGACCCCGCCGACGCTCACCTGGAGCAGGAACGGTGTCGGGCAGGTACCGGTCCTTGGAGTGGTCGATGAAGACCAGGTCCAGCGTGGCCACGTCACGCTTCTTCCTCGGCTGAGGGATGACTTGGTGCGAGGTCCCCTCCAGCACCTGAACCTAGGGGCAACCGCGGGGGTCTCCGGGGTCGggagcggggcggccggggcggggcccggatggGAACGGACGAGTCACCCGCCCccgcgggaggggacggggacgtGACGACCGTATTACCCTCCCCCTCGGGATCCGTCGAGtgtctattgggtgcagagcgccgcgcCGGGCGCCTgtggtgtgcggagcgctgtgctggcCGCCTCtcgtgggcagagcgccgtgccggttgccagagaagcagcgtggctcagtggaaagagcccgggcttgggagtcagaggtcacgggttcaaatcccagctctgccgcttgtcagctgggtgaccgtgggcgagtcgcttcacttctctgtgcctcagttccctcgtctgtaaaatggggattaactgggagcctcacgtgggacggtctgattaccctatatctaccccagcgcttagaacggtgctctgcacctagtaagcgcttaacaaataccaacattatcatcatcattattattttgtgcggAGTGCCCCGCTGCGtgcctaccgtgggcagagcgttaCGCTGGCCGCCTACTGTGGGCACAGGGCCGTCCCGGGTGCCTACCGGGGGTCGGGGCTTCGTGCCAGGCCCCCAGCCATGTGCAGAACGCCGTGCCGGCGCTCCCCGTGGGTAGAGCACCGTGCGAGGCACCTGTGGCACGCAGAGCCCTGTGCCGGGCACCTGTGCGGGACCGAGCGCCAACtgggtgcagggcgctggacCGGAGTAGCTGCTGCCTCCCCTTTGGACCGGGAACTCCCGGTCCCGGAGGAACCGCGGAGGAGCGGAGAGGACTGAGGAGGATCGGGGACGAGCGGGCAGTCTATTTCCCGGGTCGGTTCTCAGGATCGCGGCACGGCACCCGCCCCCGACGGCCGCCCGGTCCGGCGGGTGCCCGGCGCGGCGGCCGTCAGCCGGGGCGCGGGATGCCCCTtccggggccggggaagggcggCGGGGGCCCGTACCTTGTCCTGCAGGCCGGCGAAGAGGATGAGCCGGCGGGCGATGGCCGCGAAGTCGGGGTGGCCCTccacggtgaggaggcgggctcCGGGGGCCAGCAGGCGGGCCGTCCGCACGGCCGAGTAGCCGCAGTAGGTCCCCAGCTCCAGCAGCGCCGTGGGCCGGCACGCCCGCACCGCGCCGTCCCCGATCGAccctggggggcggcggg
This region includes:
- the COMT gene encoding catechol O-methyltransferase produces the protein MPPAPPDGPPPTPPSDGAFLTRATPLTTPLALAPPLQALLLDPSHAPYVIFTCQAAPPPPASPASPLPPGPTPPALLIRLAHRQGPTGPFWNETILESAADLLRGDSKERRILGWVLQRAERGNPQGVPDAVDDYCRRKGWAMNVGDEKGSIGDGAVRACRPTALLELGTYCGYSAVRTARLLAPGARLLTVEGHPDFAAIARRLILFAGLQDKVQVLEGTSHQVIPQPRKKRDVATLDLVFIDHSKDRYLPDTVPAPAWCPDGGLLRPGTVLLADNVIFPGAPDLLRYVRGSRRFSCTHHPAHVEYLTVPDGLEEAVFLG